The Puniceicoccus vermicola genome contains the following window.
CGGGTATCTGACCATGATTTTGTGGCGATGTGTCTGAGTCTGGCACAGGCGAGCATGAGAGCGCTTTTCCCGTCCGGGAAGCTTCCGACCACTCGGGTTCTGCGACGTATCTCCTTCATGATCCTTTCGAGCATATTGTTGGTGCGGATGCTGCGGTGGTGCTCTCT
Protein-coding sequences here:
- a CDS encoding transposase, producing the protein REHHRSIRTNNMLERIMKEIRRRTRVVGSFPDGKSALMLACARLRHIATKSWSDTRKYMDMTKLEEIELQQTA